A single Kitasatospora kifunensis DNA region contains:
- a CDS encoding lanthionine synthetase LanC family protein encodes MGALDWLLGSARNIGNRELAWTSRPSDDELNPVLYSGTSGVVLALLEGQQHFRDDRYGDAAVRGARSIAAAVEDWELSSLYFGLAGMALALRAVHDVLGDATAGDAAERAWDRVRSRFDGTRWGVQFELLGGNAGIALGALAAGDVELALLAVTPYLRTAEPTSHGVHWETRVGRPARLHHISHGTLGIAYALASVGRAADRADLVELAAAGALDVVARNEADPTGFLVPHSDPQDQPERIERYSYGWCHGPAGDAQVFRLLRDVLGDAAWSALTDRCWNTVTRSGLPQRLRPGFWDNSGRCCGTSGVLALACDRQIENGDGLDFANVLVADLMSRATVDAEGARWSNVEHRTTPSTLEPQTGWAMGNAGIVPELLRFVRASTGGDPAYVIHWPDHHAAEATGH; translated from the coding sequence GTGGGAGCCCTCGACTGGCTCCTCGGGTCCGCGCGGAATATCGGGAACCGCGAACTGGCGTGGACGTCCAGGCCCAGCGATGACGAACTCAATCCTGTGCTGTACAGCGGAACTTCAGGCGTCGTGCTGGCGCTGCTGGAGGGGCAGCAGCACTTTCGCGACGACCGGTACGGTGACGCCGCGGTGCGCGGTGCGCGGAGTATCGCGGCCGCCGTCGAGGACTGGGAGCTCAGCTCTCTGTACTTCGGTCTGGCGGGGATGGCCCTCGCGTTGCGTGCTGTCCACGATGTGCTGGGTGACGCGACTGCTGGTGATGCCGCGGAGCGCGCTTGGGACCGGGTGCGTTCACGGTTCGACGGGACGCGTTGGGGCGTGCAGTTCGAGCTGCTTGGCGGCAATGCCGGCATCGCACTCGGTGCGCTGGCCGCCGGCGATGTCGAACTGGCCTTGCTGGCAGTGACGCCCTACCTGCGCACGGCGGAGCCGACCTCCCACGGTGTGCACTGGGAAACACGTGTTGGCAGACCTGCGCGTCTGCATCACATCTCGCATGGCACGCTGGGCATCGCGTACGCCCTGGCCTCCGTAGGCCGAGCGGCCGACCGCGCGGACCTGGTCGAGCTCGCGGCAGCCGGCGCCCTGGATGTCGTGGCTCGCAATGAAGCCGACCCGACCGGCTTTCTGGTTCCCCACTCCGATCCCCAGGACCAGCCCGAGCGTATCGAAAGGTACAGCTACGGCTGGTGCCACGGCCCGGCCGGCGACGCCCAGGTCTTCCGACTGCTCCGTGATGTCCTCGGCGACGCTGCATGGTCGGCTCTGACCGATCGGTGCTGGAACACCGTCACCCGTTCCGGCCTGCCGCAGCGGCTACGGCCTGGCTTCTGGGACAACAGCGGCCGCTGCTGCGGGACTTCGGGCGTACTCGCGCTGGCCTGCGACCGGCAGATCGAGAACGGCGATGGACTGGACTTCGCAAACGTCCTCGTCGCGGACCTCATGTCCCGGGCGACGGTCGATGCGGAGGGAGCCCGCTGGTCGAACGTCGAGCACCGGACCACTCCGAGCACGCTCGAACCGCAGACCGGATGGGCGATGGGCAACGCGGGCATCGTTCCGGAGTTGCTCCGCTTCGTCCGCGCCAGTACCGGAGGAGACCCGGCCTACGTGATCCACTGGCCCGACCACCATGCTGCGGAAGCCACTGGTCACTGA
- a CDS encoding ester cyclase encodes MRSSRAIRTAAVAAVAACLAGGTAAAAYAHDNTPKASHTWPQRLIDHAPDLVQPESLTVDHSIGEHRAAQEVHLAQQLYTFWNTGQQKYLDAAISPQFKDNTLPAGRPQGPAGPVFASKNFRAAVPDLTCELSDVLVTGDKITARMVFHGHFTGTFNGVQGKGQTVDFNAIDIQHVGKDKIIEDWHIEDNQTLLSQLGSNG; translated from the coding sequence ATGCGCTCGTCCCGAGCCATCCGCACCGCCGCCGTCGCCGCGGTCGCGGCCTGCCTGGCCGGCGGTACCGCCGCGGCCGCCTACGCCCACGACAACACCCCCAAGGCCTCGCACACTTGGCCGCAGCGCCTGATCGACCACGCGCCGGACCTGGTCCAGCCCGAGTCGCTGACCGTCGACCACTCGATCGGCGAGCACCGGGCGGCCCAGGAGGTGCACCTGGCCCAGCAGCTCTACACCTTCTGGAACACCGGGCAGCAGAAGTACCTGGACGCGGCCATCAGCCCCCAGTTCAAGGACAACACCCTGCCCGCCGGACGTCCGCAGGGCCCCGCAGGGCCGGTCTTCGCCTCGAAGAACTTCCGTGCCGCCGTGCCGGACCTGACCTGCGAGCTGTCGGATGTCCTGGTCACCGGCGACAAGATCACCGCCCGGATGGTCTTCCACGGCCACTTCACCGGCACCTTCAACGGCGTCCAGGGCAAGGGCCAGACGGTCGACTTCAACGCCATCGACATCCAGCACGTGGGCAAGGACAAGATCATCGAGGACTGGCACATCGAGGACAACCAGACCCTGTTGAGCCAGCTCGGCAGCAACGGCTGA
- a CDS encoding alpha/beta hydrolase translates to MSIDPAIAAILDQANAFTAAPIRSTDPELLRAGEKQLAAATAATRIEVDSVADSTVPGPAGAIPVRIYRPAADGPVPTVVFFHGGGWITGDLDSHDLVTRRLCRDLGAVVVAVHYRRAPEHPFPAAYEDSLAATRHVADHIGRYGARRDRLALAGDSAGANLAAVIAQTFRDEGRPLAAQLLAYPPTDFDGDYPSRTENATGYMLTTENISDIQHLYAGDDPAVRSCARVSPLRAAGLSGLAPAIVGTAQYDPLRDEGLAYADALEKAGVDVFVRNYDGLIHGFLNMFPVSPAADTAVTELYAQLADRLS, encoded by the coding sequence ATGTCCATCGACCCGGCAATCGCCGCCATCCTCGACCAGGCCAACGCGTTCACCGCCGCACCCATCCGCTCGACCGACCCCGAGCTGCTGCGTGCGGGGGAGAAGCAGCTGGCCGCTGCAACGGCCGCGACCCGCATCGAGGTCGACTCCGTAGCGGACAGCACCGTACCCGGCCCGGCCGGGGCCATCCCCGTGCGCATCTACCGCCCCGCCGCCGACGGGCCGGTCCCCACGGTGGTCTTCTTCCACGGCGGCGGCTGGATCACCGGCGACCTCGACAGCCACGACCTCGTCACCCGCCGGCTCTGCCGCGACCTCGGCGCCGTCGTGGTCGCCGTCCACTACCGCCGCGCCCCGGAGCACCCCTTCCCCGCCGCGTACGAGGACAGCCTGGCCGCGACCCGCCACGTCGCCGACCACATCGGCCGGTACGGGGCGCGCCGCGACCGCCTCGCGCTGGCCGGAGACAGCGCGGGCGCCAACCTCGCCGCCGTGATCGCCCAGACCTTCCGGGACGAGGGCCGCCCGCTCGCCGCCCAGCTGCTCGCCTACCCGCCCACCGACTTCGACGGCGACTACCCCTCGCGCACCGAGAACGCCACCGGCTACATGCTCACCACCGAGAACATCAGCGACATCCAGCACCTCTACGCCGGAGATGACCCCGCCGTCCGCAGCTGCGCCCGGGTCTCCCCGTTGCGCGCCGCCGGTCTCAGCGGCCTCGCGCCCGCGATCGTCGGCACCGCGCAGTACGACCCGCTGCGCGACGAGGGCCTGGCCTACGCCGATGCGCTCGAGAAGGCGGGCGTCGATGTCTTCGTGCGCAACTACGACGGCCTGATCCACGGGTTCCTCAACATGTTCCCCGTCTCGCCCGCCGCCGACACCGCCGTGACCGAGCTGTACGCCCAACTCGCCGACCGGCTCAGCTGA
- a CDS encoding MFS transporter — protein sequence MATTPDGDRRTPRQLPIADRDRKRLLLKLKLATQIGEGLDGYIIGGIGMALAALTTALHVSTLWQGLIGASPLIGIFVGGPAFGWLADRLGRRPIFLIDMVVFLSGSIAQFFVVDGVQLFVIRLVMGIAIGGEYAIGAPLLSEYAPRRNRGRLLASLEVSWYVGYMVATVVGAALANVNGGWRWTLGSSAIIAVACLALRGGVPESARWLLSKGRRAEAEVLIAKYGIEIDVEAEVADSEQQDSLRALFSREHIRSTVFSSSFWAFLVLPYFAISTFWSKVVDALGLGSDATSALLVYSVTAVLGVVLGTVVVDRIGRRKLLIPPFWITAASLAVVALWPNSTPVVVIGFLFFIFLNAMSSALTSVYPLEVFPTSIRTTGVGFAAAMSRVGAAIGTFLLPIGLNRLGVQFVMWVGAGVLALGGLISHFLAPETTDMDLAQAARTARAHN from the coding sequence ATGGCGACGACGCCCGACGGCGACAGAAGAACCCCGCGTCAGCTCCCGATTGCCGATCGCGACCGCAAGCGGCTACTGCTCAAGTTGAAGCTCGCCACCCAGATCGGTGAGGGCCTCGACGGCTACATCATCGGCGGCATCGGCATGGCCCTCGCCGCGCTGACCACCGCCCTGCACGTCTCCACGCTGTGGCAGGGCCTGATCGGTGCCTCCCCGCTGATCGGAATCTTCGTCGGCGGCCCGGCCTTCGGCTGGCTGGCCGACAGGCTCGGGCGGCGGCCGATCTTCCTCATCGACATGGTGGTCTTCCTCAGCGGATCGATCGCCCAGTTCTTCGTCGTCGACGGCGTGCAGCTGTTCGTGATCCGGCTGGTCATGGGTATCGCCATCGGCGGCGAATACGCGATCGGCGCCCCGCTGCTCTCCGAGTACGCCCCCCGCCGCAACCGCGGTCGCCTGTTGGCCAGCCTGGAGGTCAGCTGGTACGTCGGCTACATGGTCGCCACCGTCGTCGGCGCGGCCCTGGCCAACGTGAACGGCGGCTGGCGCTGGACGCTCGGCAGCAGCGCGATCATCGCCGTGGCCTGCCTGGCGCTGCGCGGCGGAGTCCCGGAATCGGCGCGCTGGCTGCTCAGCAAGGGGCGCCGCGCCGAGGCCGAGGTGCTGATCGCCAAGTACGGCATCGAGATCGACGTCGAGGCCGAGGTTGCCGACAGCGAGCAGCAGGACAGCCTGCGCGCCCTGTTCAGCCGTGAGCACATCCGCAGTACGGTCTTCTCCAGCTCCTTCTGGGCCTTCCTGGTGCTGCCCTACTTCGCGATCAGCACGTTCTGGTCGAAGGTCGTCGACGCCCTCGGTCTGGGCAGCGACGCCACTTCGGCGCTGCTGGTCTACTCGGTCACCGCCGTGCTGGGCGTCGTCCTCGGGACCGTGGTCGTCGACCGGATCGGCCGCCGCAAGCTGCTGATCCCGCCGTTCTGGATCACCGCGGCGAGCCTGGCCGTGGTCGCGCTGTGGCCGAACTCCACCCCGGTCGTCGTCATCGGCTTCCTCTTCTTCATCTTCCTGAACGCCATGTCCAGCGCGTTGACCTCGGTGTACCCGCTGGAGGTCTTCCCGACCTCCATCCGGACCACCGGCGTGGGTTTCGCTGCCGCCATGAGCCGCGTCGGCGCCGCCATCGGCACCTTCCTGCTGCCGATCGGACTCAACCGCCTCGGCGTCCAGTTCGTGATGTGGGTGGGTGCCGGCGTCCTGGCCCTCGGCGGCCTGATCTCCCACTTCCTGGCCCCGGAGACCACCGACATGGACCTCGCCCAAGCCGCCCGCACCGCACGAGCGCACAACTGA
- a CDS encoding MOSC domain-containing protein — protein sequence MSGTVTAVSSNSEYSFTKPNRAGITLLAGLGVAGDVHAGVTVKHRSRVAQDPTQPNLRQVHLIHEELFTEVGEAGFEVAPGDLGENITTSGIDLLGLPVGTLLRIGDEAIVEVTGLRNPCLQIDNFQDGLLKKVVGRDEAGNIVRKAGIMGIVQAGGVVRPGDPITVELPDEPHRPLDRV from the coding sequence ATGAGCGGCACGGTAACGGCAGTCAGCAGCAACAGCGAGTACTCGTTCACCAAGCCCAACCGGGCCGGCATCACGTTGCTCGCCGGGCTCGGCGTGGCGGGAGACGTGCACGCCGGTGTCACGGTCAAGCACCGCTCGCGTGTCGCGCAGGACCCCACCCAGCCGAACCTGCGCCAGGTCCACCTCATTCACGAGGAGCTCTTCACCGAAGTCGGCGAAGCGGGGTTCGAGGTGGCGCCCGGCGATCTCGGCGAGAACATCACCACCAGCGGCATCGACCTGCTCGGCCTGCCCGTCGGGACACTGCTGCGCATCGGCGACGAGGCGATCGTGGAGGTCACCGGCCTGCGCAATCCCTGTCTGCAGATCGACAACTTCCAGGACGGGCTGCTGAAGAAGGTCGTCGGCCGTGACGAGGCCGGGAACATCGTGCGCAAGGCCGGAATCATGGGCATCGTCCAGGCGGGCGGCGTGGTGCGTCCCGGCGACCCGATCACGGTGGAGCTCCCGGACGAGCCTCATCGGCCCCTCGACCGCGTCTGA
- a CDS encoding zinc-binding dehydrogenase: MHHMRAARLHIPSRTLTVEDVPRPVPGPQQVLVRVEAAGVCLSDVHLIDGSLTPNYLQQESVTLGHEVAGTVAELGPEVSGWTVGQRVVLQAGERRDSRLLTRGVDYDGGWAQYALASVKTLVTLPESIPFEQAAIIPDAVSTPWGAITTTASVRPAQAVGVWGIGGLGAHAVQLLRTVGAYPIIAVDPVPAARRRALEFGADLALDPADPLLSEQVLAATGGRALEVAFDFAGAAAVREQALSVLGPKGRLVLVGLTDRPLTVADGTRFSFLQHQILGHYGSEENAVPQLLALAEGGRLDFSRSITDVLPLTDAAEAVERLRTKAGDPIRLILRP, from the coding sequence ATGCACCACATGCGCGCCGCGCGGCTGCACATCCCCTCGCGCACCCTGACAGTCGAGGACGTGCCCCGACCCGTCCCCGGCCCCCAGCAGGTCCTGGTCAGGGTCGAAGCCGCAGGCGTCTGCCTGTCCGACGTCCACCTCATCGACGGCAGCCTCACCCCCAACTACCTGCAGCAGGAGAGCGTGACCCTCGGCCACGAGGTCGCCGGCACGGTCGCCGAACTCGGGCCGGAGGTGTCCGGCTGGACGGTCGGCCAGCGCGTCGTGCTGCAGGCCGGCGAGCGCCGCGACAGCAGGCTCCTCACCCGTGGTGTCGACTACGACGGCGGCTGGGCGCAGTACGCGCTCGCGTCCGTGAAGACCCTGGTCACGCTGCCCGAGTCGATCCCCTTCGAGCAGGCAGCGATCATCCCCGACGCGGTCTCCACGCCGTGGGGGGCCATCACCACCACCGCCTCGGTCCGCCCGGCCCAGGCCGTCGGCGTCTGGGGCATCGGGGGCCTCGGCGCCCACGCCGTCCAGCTGCTGCGGACCGTCGGCGCCTACCCGATCATCGCCGTGGACCCCGTCCCGGCCGCCCGCCGCCGCGCACTCGAGTTCGGCGCCGACCTGGCCCTCGACCCGGCCGACCCGCTGCTGAGCGAGCAGGTCCTGGCCGCCACCGGTGGCCGGGCGCTGGAGGTCGCGTTCGACTTCGCCGGTGCCGCGGCCGTCCGCGAACAGGCCCTGAGCGTGCTCGGACCCAAGGGGCGGCTGGTCCTGGTCGGGCTGACCGACAGGCCGCTGACCGTCGCCGACGGCACGCGGTTCAGCTTTCTCCAGCACCAGATCCTCGGTCACTACGGCTCCGAGGAGAACGCCGTCCCCCAACTGCTCGCACTCGCCGAAGGCGGCCGGCTGGACTTCTCGCGCTCCATCACCGACGTGCTGCCGCTCACCGACGCGGCCGAGGCCGTCGAGCGGCTGCGGACCAAAGCGGGCGACCCGATCCGCCTGATCCTGCGCCCCTGA
- a CDS encoding cytochrome P450, whose product MDIPGPALHPDGGVGAIAAAGGLHTYQLRLHAEFGPVVRFQLPGAQCAVSVADPVLLEATAHLDKRPERLFAFLEPLFEAGSPQVLPAEEHTPWRRVLLSVLAGRPSHERHFASFTALATELADGWAERSAGEAVELQKDLTALSLRMICSYAFEGGVADPDAVVAAFEQVLTEYLAGLYQVPLPGAPQERAERAEQALAYLRTTVDRVIEAHRADGRADRSDLVGALIEAGERPERIRDTVLTMMLAAHHTTGVAASWTLHLLGRHPDAARRVATELDRVLGNRAVPDYADLRRLGYLEMVLKESMRLYPPGPYGARETTEPLVLGEYEVPAGATIFYPFWAVHLNPDYWPEPERFRPERFTPRESAGRPRLAWVPFGLGPRSCEGAGLAMVEAQLLLAVLLKRFHFRPAPGHEVTPIERFVLWAADDIRMIVTPRASGWAAAAPVGAVAIAWRGRGR is encoded by the coding sequence ATGGACATCCCCGGTCCCGCGCTCCACCCGGACGGTGGGGTGGGTGCCATCGCTGCGGCGGGCGGACTGCACACCTATCAGCTGCGGCTGCACGCCGAGTTCGGGCCGGTCGTGCGGTTCCAGCTCCCGGGCGCGCAGTGTGCCGTATCGGTCGCCGACCCGGTGCTGCTGGAGGCCACGGCGCACCTCGACAAGCGTCCGGAGCGCCTGTTCGCCTTCCTGGAGCCGCTGTTCGAGGCCGGTAGTCCGCAGGTGCTGCCGGCCGAGGAGCACACCCCGTGGCGGCGCGTGCTGTTGTCCGTGTTGGCCGGACGCCCCTCCCACGAGCGGCACTTCGCATCGTTCACCGCCCTGGCGACGGAACTCGCGGACGGGTGGGCCGAGCGGAGCGCCGGTGAGGCCGTCGAGCTGCAGAAGGACCTGACCGCGCTCTCGCTGCGGATGATCTGCTCATACGCCTTCGAGGGCGGGGTCGCGGACCCGGACGCCGTCGTTGCCGCCTTCGAGCAGGTGCTCACCGAGTACCTGGCAGGGCTCTACCAGGTGCCGCTGCCGGGCGCGCCGCAGGAGCGTGCCGAGCGGGCGGAGCAGGCCCTCGCCTACCTGCGTACGACCGTCGACCGGGTGATCGAGGCGCACCGCGCCGATGGCCGCGCGGACCGCAGCGATCTGGTCGGTGCGCTGATCGAGGCCGGCGAGCGCCCGGAGCGGATCCGGGACACCGTGCTGACCATGATGCTGGCAGCCCACCACACCACCGGCGTTGCCGCCTCCTGGACGCTGCACCTGCTGGGCCGTCACCCGGACGCGGCGCGACGCGTCGCCACCGAGCTGGACCGCGTGCTCGGCAACCGTGCGGTACCCGACTACGCGGACCTGCGACGGCTCGGCTACCTGGAGATGGTCCTCAAGGAGTCCATGCGGCTCTACCCGCCCGGCCCGTACGGTGCGCGGGAGACGACCGAGCCGCTGGTCCTCGGCGAGTACGAGGTTCCGGCCGGTGCGACGATCTTCTACCCGTTCTGGGCCGTCCACCTGAACCCCGACTACTGGCCCGAGCCCGAGCGGTTCCGCCCCGAGCGGTTCACCCCCCGGGAGAGCGCCGGGCGGCCACGGCTTGCCTGGGTTCCCTTCGGACTCGGCCCGCGCAGCTGCGAGGGCGCGGGCCTGGCCATGGTCGAGGCCCAACTGCTGCTGGCCGTCCTGCTCAAGCGCTTCCACTTCCGGCCCGCGCCCGGCCACGAGGTGACCCCGATCGAACGGTTCGTGCTCTGGGCGGCCGACGACATCCGCATGATCGTGACCCCGCGCGCCTCGGGGTGGGCCGCAGCCGCACCGGTCGGCGCGGTCGCGATCGCCTGGAGGGGCCGGGGCCGGTAG
- a CDS encoding TetR-like C-terminal domain-containing protein, with protein sequence MTEEKEAAPLRRRGERMRQAVLTATVDLLAAEGLAATTVAAVARAAGVHETSVYRRWKTRENLIFDALAAHTDETLPVPDTGSVREDLSRLADALARSLATPQGAALLQLGTVLGEGALREGRRSYWQARMERAEALVRRGIDRGELAAETDPHLVVEAIMGPLLARVLLTGEPLEETLAPRLVDLVLGGAWCARSAPGSGLSDA encoded by the coding sequence GTGACCGAGGAGAAGGAAGCCGCGCCGCTCAGGCGCCGAGGCGAACGCATGCGGCAGGCCGTCCTGACCGCCACCGTCGACCTGCTTGCCGCCGAAGGGCTGGCGGCGACCACGGTGGCCGCCGTCGCCCGTGCGGCCGGCGTCCACGAGACCTCGGTCTACCGGCGCTGGAAGACCCGCGAGAACCTGATCTTCGATGCGCTCGCCGCCCACACGGACGAGACGCTTCCGGTGCCCGACACCGGTTCGGTGCGCGAGGACCTGTCACGCCTGGCCGACGCGCTGGCCCGCTCCCTGGCGACACCGCAGGGCGCCGCGCTGCTGCAGCTGGGCACGGTGCTTGGGGAGGGCGCACTCCGGGAGGGGCGGCGCTCCTACTGGCAGGCCCGGATGGAGCGCGCCGAAGCCCTGGTCCGCCGCGGCATCGATCGGGGCGAACTAGCCGCCGAGACGGACCCGCACCTGGTGGTGGAGGCCATCATGGGCCCGCTCCTGGCACGCGTGCTGCTGACCGGCGAGCCGCTGGAGGAGACCCTGGCCCCGCGCCTGGTCGACCTGGTGCTGGGCGGCGCGTGGTGCGCGCGATCGGCGCCGGGCTCCGGCCTCTCTGACGCCTAA
- a CDS encoding LysR family transcriptional regulator, which yields MTTLRQLEYLISVVATGSFTRAAERLHVTQPALSHQMRALESALGGPLLERLPRSIRLTPLGRAVLPHARAALAEAERLHAVARRTAGLDEGELEIAAIYSVSLGILPPVLRAWRRKHPGVRIRLREYPHADQLQAAMTAGRADLAVGPTPTDWEGPIRELGVEEFALLLPADDPLANSPTGTLALTELADRAWVHYSPDNGLADLLDRVCAQAGFQPQAAIRAEQTSAVPLLAAAGLGPALVPANIVPPEFDGVALRPNPPIRRTLTAYTRTRPDRLTAAFADLLAHQACVAPTRLPLARPTGAEVHPQVG from the coding sequence ATGACCACCCTGCGGCAGCTCGAATACCTGATCTCCGTGGTCGCCACCGGCTCGTTCACCCGCGCCGCCGAGCGACTGCACGTCACCCAACCCGCGCTCTCCCACCAGATGCGCGCGCTGGAGAGTGCCCTCGGCGGCCCGCTGCTCGAACGCCTGCCGCGCTCGATCCGGCTCACCCCGCTGGGCCGAGCCGTCCTGCCGCACGCCCGTGCCGCGCTCGCCGAGGCCGAACGGCTGCACGCCGTGGCCCGTCGTACGGCAGGTCTGGACGAAGGCGAACTGGAGATCGCGGCCATCTACTCGGTCAGCCTCGGCATCCTGCCGCCCGTGCTGCGGGCCTGGCGCCGCAAGCACCCCGGCGTGCGGATCCGGCTGCGCGAGTACCCGCACGCCGACCAGCTCCAGGCCGCGATGACCGCCGGCCGCGCCGACCTGGCCGTCGGCCCCACGCCGACGGACTGGGAGGGGCCGATCCGCGAGCTGGGCGTCGAGGAGTTCGCCCTGCTGCTGCCGGCCGACGACCCGCTGGCCAACAGCCCGACCGGAACGCTCGCCCTCACCGAACTCGCCGACCGCGCCTGGGTGCACTACTCGCCCGACAACGGCCTCGCCGACCTGCTCGACCGCGTCTGCGCGCAGGCGGGCTTCCAGCCCCAGGCCGCCATCCGCGCCGAGCAGACCTCCGCCGTCCCCCTGCTCGCCGCAGCCGGCCTCGGCCCCGCCCTGGTGCCCGCCAACATCGTTCCGCCCGAGTTCGACGGCGTCGCGCTGCGCCCTAACCCCCCGATCCGCCGCACCCTCACCGCCTACACCCGCACCCGCCCCGACCGGCTCACCGCCGCTTTCGCCGACCTCCTCGCCCACCAGGCCTGCGTGGCCCCCACCCGTCTCCCGCTCGCCCGGCCCACCGGCGCGGAGGTTCACCCGCAGGTTGGCTAG
- a CDS encoding Gfo/Idh/MocA family protein — MTQLAIGVLGAARIVPMALVRPAARVPEAVVAAIAARDPQRAGRFAAKHGIATVHDNYQALLDDPQIDAVYNPLPNALHAEWTLKAIAAGKHVLCEKPFTSNAAQAREVADAAAAAGLVVMEAFHYRYHPLAARMREIVDSGELGTVRSIEVAMCFPLPSFGDIRYSYPLGGGALMDAGCYALNCLRMLGDGTPQVRRAQAKLRGADIDRAMTAELRFPDGSAGRITASMWSGKVLDISVRVLGDAGELKVLNFVAPHLYHRLSVRTAAVRRHERVRGEHTYTYQLRAFTDAVLRGGPVLTSAEDAVVTMGLIDEIYRVAGMRLRGA, encoded by the coding sequence ATGACGCAACTCGCAATCGGCGTGCTCGGCGCCGCCCGTATCGTTCCCATGGCACTGGTGCGGCCGGCGGCCCGGGTGCCGGAGGCCGTCGTGGCCGCGATCGCGGCTCGTGATCCGCAGCGGGCCGGCCGGTTCGCGGCCAAGCACGGCATCGCCACGGTCCATGACAACTACCAAGCGCTGCTGGACGACCCGCAGATCGATGCGGTCTACAACCCGCTGCCGAACGCGCTGCACGCCGAGTGGACGCTGAAAGCCATCGCGGCGGGCAAGCACGTGCTCTGCGAGAAGCCGTTCACCTCGAACGCGGCGCAGGCGCGCGAGGTGGCCGACGCGGCGGCCGCCGCCGGCCTGGTCGTCATGGAGGCCTTCCACTACCGCTACCACCCGCTCGCCGCCCGGATGCGCGAGATCGTCGACAGCGGCGAACTGGGCACCGTGCGCTCGATCGAGGTGGCCATGTGCTTCCCGCTGCCGAGCTTCGGCGACATCCGGTACAGCTATCCGCTGGGCGGCGGCGCGCTGATGGACGCCGGCTGCTACGCGCTGAACTGCCTGCGCATGCTCGGTGACGGCACGCCGCAGGTGCGCAGGGCCCAGGCCAAGCTGCGCGGAGCGGACATCGACCGGGCGATGACGGCCGAACTGCGGTTCCCGGACGGGTCCGCCGGGCGGATCACGGCGTCGATGTGGTCCGGGAAGGTGCTGGACATCAGCGTCCGGGTACTCGGTGACGCGGGCGAGCTCAAGGTCCTCAACTTCGTTGCCCCGCACCTCTACCACCGCCTGTCGGTGCGGACCGCCGCGGTGCGGCGCCACGAACGCGTCCGGGGCGAGCACACCTACACCTACCAGCTGCGCGCCTTCACCGACGCCGTCCTGCGCGGCGGCCCGGTGCTGACCTCGGCGGAGGACGCCGTGGTCACCATGGGCCTGATCGACGAGATCTACCGGGTCGCCGGGATGCGCCTGCGGGGAGCGTGA
- a CDS encoding SDR family oxidoreductase, whose amino-acid sequence MSVPVDPPVSADRPVPAALPVPATLQGQRLVVVGAGSRTGRLLAQAASAAGADLVLAGPDPRKLEWTAGEVSGPAEVIPVDLADERSIAEFAARVGRFDHLVSTAAMPANGPLADLELEAIQRAFAAKVVGPLLLAKHLAGQVAENGSFTFFSGVAAWRPAPARTVMATTNGALAFLVQALAVELAPVRVNAVSPGIVDTGSWDGLGADKAAFLQQVAARNPARRVGSPEDLIKAVFYAIDSPYVTGTVLHVDGGGRLA is encoded by the coding sequence ATGTCCGTCCCCGTCGACCCGCCTGTCTCCGCCGACCGGCCCGTTCCCGCCGCCCTGCCTGTTCCCGCCACACTCCAAGGGCAGCGTCTCGTCGTGGTCGGCGCCGGCTCGCGCACCGGCCGACTGCTCGCCCAGGCCGCCTCTGCGGCCGGCGCCGACCTCGTACTGGCCGGTCCCGACCCGCGCAAGCTGGAGTGGACCGCCGGCGAGGTGTCCGGCCCCGCAGAGGTGATCCCGGTCGACCTGGCCGACGAGAGGTCGATCGCCGAGTTCGCCGCCAGGGTCGGCCGCTTCGACCACCTGGTGTCGACGGCGGCGATGCCCGCCAACGGCCCGCTGGCGGATCTGGAACTGGAGGCGATCCAACGGGCGTTCGCGGCCAAGGTGGTCGGACCGCTGCTGCTGGCCAAGCATTTGGCCGGCCAGGTCGCCGAGAACGGCTCGTTCACCTTCTTCTCCGGCGTGGCGGCCTGGCGGCCCGCTCCGGCACGGACCGTGATGGCCACCACGAACGGCGCGCTCGCCTTCCTGGTCCAGGCCCTGGCGGTGGAACTCGCCCCGGTCCGGGTCAACGCCGTCTCCCCAGGCATCGTCGACACCGGCTCCTGGGACGGGCTGGGCGCGGACAAGGCGGCCTTCCTGCAGCAGGTGGCCGCGCGCAACCCCGCGCGCCGTGTTGGCAGTCCCGAGGACCTGATCAAGGCCGTGTTCTACGCGATCGACAGCCCGTACGTGACCGGGACCGTGCTGCACGTGGACGGCGGCGGCCGCCTCGCCTGA